The genomic interval CTTCTTTTGCAGCAAACTTCGGGTAAATTTAAAAAACAAATCATCGCACAGGATTCACTGCATGAAAATGTGGCCGGGATCTTTTTCGATGCGGACGGAGATAAAGACGTCGATTTATTTATTGTGAACGGTGGAAACCAGCTTCCGGTTTCTGACAAATCCTATTATACTTCCCAGTTATATTTGAATGATGGCAAAGGAAATTTTCAGCTCGCACCTGCCGGCACTTTGCCCGATTTTTCTTTAAGCGGTTCATGTATTGCCTCGAATGATTTTGATAAGGACGGAGACCAGGATCTTTTCATCGGAGGGCGAATGATTCCCGGAAAATATCCCCTGCCGGCACGAAGTTATTTGTTACGGAATGACACCATGAATGGCATAGCAAAATTCACTGATGTAACCAGGCAGTTTTGCCCCGGCTTACTTCAGGCTGGTTTGGTTTGTACAGCATTATGGGCGGACACAAATGGAGACGGATTCGATGATCTGGTACTGGCAGGTGAATGGATGCCTGTTAATATTTATGAAAGTAAAAAAGGGAAATCATTTCAAATTGCTTCATTACAAAACGGGCTAAGACTACATACAGGCTGGTGGAATAATCTTGCAGCAGCCGATTTTGATAAAGATGGTGACGTCGATTTTATTGCCGGAAATGAAGGACTGAATACTTTTTACCGGGCATCCGAAAAAGAGCCAATGAAAATCGTAGCAAAGGATTTCAATAATGATGGCGTATTTGACCCGCTGATGGGTTATTTTATTCAGGGAGTTCGTTACCCGAGCGTTCCGCGTGATGCTTTAAACCAGCAGGTGATTCAGTTCAGGAGAAAATTTGCACATTATGCCGATTACGCCAAAGTCAGCTTTGAGGAATTGCTGAACAGTGAAGAAAAAAGGAGGCTTATCAGGCCGAAGTTACCACACTCCGGAGCGCCTATTTCGAAAATCTGGGTAATGGAAATTTCAAAATGCATCCTTTGCCTATTGAGGCACAGAAAGCTCCGGTATTTGGTATTGCAGTGAAGGACGTAAATGCCGACGGGAATCCCGATGTTATTTTAAGCGGCAATTTTTATCCCAATGAAGTAAATATGGGAAGGCAGGATGCATCCATTGGACTGTTGCTTCTGGGTAATGGCAAAGGAAAGTTTTCAAGTGTTGGCAGTTCCAAAAGCGGACTTTTCATACAGGGGGACGCGCGTAAAAGCATTTTTATGAAAGGACCTGACAACAAACAATGGCTGCTGACGGCAATAAATTCAGGAAAAATCAGAATCAACAGATTGAATGGCCAATAATACAATTGCAAAGTTTCGTGCGCATTTCGAATCCTAAACTGTTGGTTATTAGACGGAATTCTAAACGATATCATTTAGAATTCCTTTTTTTGATCAAATAAAGAATTGCTTGCCCGAAATTGTTGTATTGTAAGAACAAATCCCGGCATTTTACAATATGAAAAAAATAAAAATTGCTGTACTCGATGATTATCAGGAAGTAGCATTAAAAATGGCTGACTGGTCTGTCTTAGATCAGGTTGCAGATATAACCGTATTTCATGATCATCTGGACGGACAATCTGAACTTACTGAGCGACTGAAACCCTTTGACATTATCTGCGTAATGCGCGAAAGGACTCCGATTTATAAAGAATTACTGCAAGGCCTTCCCAATTTAAAACTAATCGTTTCTACGGGTTCCCGCAACGCTTCTATTGATACGGATGCAGTCAGTGAGGCAGGTATTCAGCTGGAACATACCGGCTACATCAGCAACGGTGCAACCGAGCACACATGGGCGTTACTGATGGCTATGGCAAGGCACATTCCCCAAGAAAATACTACGTTTAAAAATGGCGGTTGGCAGACAACTGTGGGAACTGACCTGAAAGGAAAAACGATCGGAATAGTAGGCCTGGGAAGGATTGGGGCTAAAATTGCTGCTATTGCCAATGTTTTTGAAATGAACGTAATTGCCTGGAGCGAAAACCTGACAGAGGAAAAAGCAGCAGCAAGCGGCGCAAGGTATGTAAGCAAAGAATTCCTGTTCAGTAATGCCGATTTTATTACGGTGCATCTTGTACTCAGCGAACGCAGTAAGGGAATAATCAGCACACCTGAACTTGATTTAATGAAGCCAAATGCGTATCTGATCAACACTTCCAGAGGACCGCTTGTTGATGAAAATGCGTTAATCAATACTTTGGAACAGGGAAAAATTGCAGGTGCAGCACTGGATGTATTTGATACAGAACCATTACCGAAAGACCATCCCTTCAGAAATTTGGGTAACCTGCTTGCCACGCCACATATTGGTTACGTTACAGAAAATACTTATAAATTATTTTTTGAGGACACCGTTAAAATTATTCAAAACTGGATTACGAATAAAAATTAATTTTCATTAGAAGTTTTATTGGGACACTAAAAGCATTAAAACTAGAATTTATTTAAACATAAGTAGTAATATTTTTAATGTATAACATAATTTCTAAATTTACTTTTAGTAATTAGATATTATTTTATGAAATTATTAATACCTACTTTCCAAAGCTCAGCGTACATACAATCAGTTGCCTCCTCAACAACGTCTGATTTTAAAAACACTTCACCATTTGCCCCAAAAAACTGGCCAATAAACAGCATTTCAGCTCTGTTGTTTTGTTTGTTATTTCTTGTTTATGGACAAGCAGATGCGCAATATTGGCAGCCGGTTGGTGTACCCGGATTTTCCGCAGGCACTTCAACCTATACATCATTGGCACTGGACAATTCTGGTAATTCTTACGTTGCATATTCGGATGCAGCTAACGACAGTAAAGTTACCGTAAGCAAATTCAATGGTAGTGCCTGGGAAACGGTTGGTACCGCCGGTTTTTCAGTTGGTGATGCGTCCTATATTTTTCTTGCATTATATTCTGGCCAGCCCTATGTTGCTTTCTCGGACGGGAACAGCGGCAACAAAATTACGGTGATGAAGTTTGATGGCACGAATTGGGAAACTGTCGGCCTGGCAGGTTTTTCAGCAGGCTCAGCAGACAACATTTCATTGGTTTTTGATACATCAGGAACAGCCTACGTTGGGTACCAGGATGCGGATAATAATTACAAAGCTACTGTTATGAAATTTACCGGATCTGCCTGGGAATCGGTCGGAGCTTCCGGTATTTCCACAATATATGCAAATCATACTGATCTGGCACTGGATGGAACTGGTACGCCTTATGTGGCATTCTCGGATGGAAATAGCAATAACAAGGCTACGGTTATGAAGTTTAACGGAACTTCCTGGGAAACAGTAGGTTTTCCAGGTTTTTCAGCAGGATATGCCAATTATACCACGCTGGTGCTGGACAGTAATGGCACACCGTATATCGCCTTCTCCGATGGCGACAATAATAATAAAGCGACGGTCATGAAATTTAACGGATCGGCGTGGGAAACGGTTGGTCTGGCAGGTTTGTCTATGGCCTCGGCGGATTATCTGGCATTGGCCCTGGATACTTCCGGAAATCCGTATCTGGCTTACACGGACGGAGGAAACAACTTTAAAACGACAGTAACAAAGTTCAATGGAACAAACTGGGAAACATTAGGTTCGGCGGGATTCTCAGACGGAGAAGCATATTATTTGTCCCTGGCTATGGACGCTTCCGGCATACCTCAGCTTGCATACCAGGATTATGGAAATGACGATAAAGCATCGGTCATGAAATTCAATCCGAATGCATTACCGGGTATTACCGCCCAGCCCGACAATACAACCATCACCGGCGGTCAGACTGCCAGTTTTACGGTTGGCGCTACCAGCGACAGCGGTAATCTTACGTACCAGTGGCAGGTAAGCAATGATGGCGGGAACATTTTTTCCAATATCAGTAACGGCGGAATTTACAATGGAACTA from Dyadobacter sp. NIV53 carries:
- a CDS encoding D-2-hydroxyacid dehydrogenase family protein; the encoded protein is MKKIKIAVLDDYQEVALKMADWSVLDQVADITVFHDHLDGQSELTERLKPFDIICVMRERTPIYKELLQGLPNLKLIVSTGSRNASIDTDAVSEAGIQLEHTGYISNGATEHTWALLMAMARHIPQENTTFKNGGWQTTVGTDLKGKTIGIVGLGRIGAKIAAIANVFEMNVIAWSENLTEEKAAASGARYVSKEFLFSNADFITVHLVLSERSKGIISTPELDLMKPNAYLINTSRGPLVDENALINTLEQGKIAGAALDVFDTEPLPKDHPFRNLGNLLATPHIGYVTENTYKLFFEDTVKIIQNWITNKN